A genomic segment from Micromonospora echinaurantiaca encodes:
- a CDS encoding general stress protein — MTNPTSAWRPGMPGGDTLPTGPAGRLAAPSGDGHGPETGPPTVTIGSYPDYPSAQRVVDYLADNRFPVEHTAIVGTNLTLVETVLGRMTTGRAALVGAGTGAWFGLFIGLLFGIFTVGNWLAVILVGLVIGAIWGAVFGAVAHAMTGGQRDFTSASSLRAGQYAVIVDVQFAEQARQLLGRMHLTGGRQQPA, encoded by the coding sequence ATGACCAATCCGACCTCGGCCTGGCGTCCCGGGATGCCGGGCGGTGATACCCTCCCCACCGGCCCGGCGGGCCGGCTGGCGGCGCCCAGCGGCGACGGGCACGGGCCGGAGACGGGCCCGCCCACCGTGACGATCGGCTCGTATCCGGACTATCCGTCCGCCCAGCGGGTGGTGGACTACCTGGCGGACAACCGGTTCCCGGTGGAGCACACCGCCATCGTGGGCACCAACCTCACCCTGGTCGAGACGGTGCTCGGCCGGATGACCACCGGCCGGGCCGCGCTGGTCGGTGCCGGCACCGGGGCCTGGTTCGGCCTGTTCATCGGGCTGCTCTTCGGCATCTTCACGGTGGGCAACTGGCTCGCGGTGATCCTGGTCGGGCTGGTGATCGGCGCCATCTGGGGCGCGGTCTTCGGCGCGGTGGCGCACGCGATGACCGGCGGCCAGCGCGACTTCACCTCGGCCAGCTCGCTGCGCGCCGGCCAGTACGCGGTCATCGTCGACGTCCAGTTCGCCGAGCAGGCCCGCCAGCTGCTGGGCCGGATGCACCTGACCGGGGGGCGTCAGCAACCGGCCTGA
- a CDS encoding MarR family winged helix-turn-helix transcriptional regulator — protein sequence MTESLDRTRLAAWRAYIEASQRLFTQLEDDLRADSELSFADYHVLVLLSEAPGQRLRMGDLASRLVFSPSRLTYQISSMQKRGLVARQPCPDDRRGSEAVLTAAGLLTLREAAPHHLKSVRTHLMDDLDDAEVACLTRVFERLGRRLRAGRDASTAPGDSDS from the coding sequence GTGACCGAGAGCCTGGACCGCACCCGCCTCGCCGCCTGGCGCGCGTACATCGAGGCCAGCCAGCGGCTCTTCACCCAGCTGGAGGACGACCTGCGCGCCGACAGCGAGTTGAGCTTCGCCGACTACCACGTGCTGGTGCTGCTCTCCGAGGCGCCCGGGCAGCGGCTGCGAATGGGCGATCTGGCCAGCCGGTTGGTCTTCTCGCCGAGCCGGCTGACGTACCAGATCTCCTCAATGCAGAAGCGCGGCCTGGTGGCCCGGCAGCCCTGTCCGGACGACCGGCGCGGCAGCGAGGCGGTGCTCACCGCCGCCGGGCTGCTCACCCTGCGCGAGGCCGCCCCGCACCACCTGAAGTCCGTCCGCACCCACCTGATGGACGACCTCGACGACGCCGAGGTCGCCTGCCTCACCCGGGTCTTCGAGCGGCTCGGCCGGCGCCTGCGCGCCGGACGCGACGCGTCGACCGCTCCCGGCGACAGCGACAGTTAA
- a CDS encoding pirin family protein, whose translation MPAITVDNVLVLPRLPRLDESTTFRPVRRLTTAPSGYEGEGFPVRRAFAGVPLSELDPFIHLDQMGEVDYAPGEPKGTPWHPHRGFETVTYIIDGVFDHQDSHGGGGTITDGDTQWMTAGSGLLHIEAPPEHLVVSGGLFHGTQLWVNLPRVAKMIPPKYQDIRGREAALLTTPDGGALIRVIAGEIAGHRGPGATHTPIAVTHVTVQPGAQVDLPWRPDFNALVYVLAGRGTVGADARPVHTGQLAVHGPGDALRFAADARQDSHTPALELYIMGGEPIREPVAHYGPFVMNSRDELIQAVEDFQAGRLGVIPAQRLPHTGGQGPRP comes from the coding sequence ATGCCCGCCATCACCGTCGACAACGTGCTCGTCCTGCCCCGCCTGCCCCGGCTCGACGAGTCCACCACCTTCCGGCCGGTCCGCCGGCTGACCACCGCGCCGAGCGGCTACGAGGGCGAGGGCTTCCCGGTCCGCCGGGCCTTCGCCGGGGTGCCGCTGAGCGAGCTGGACCCGTTCATCCACCTCGACCAGATGGGCGAGGTCGACTACGCCCCGGGCGAGCCGAAGGGCACGCCGTGGCACCCGCACCGCGGCTTCGAGACGGTGACGTACATCATCGACGGCGTCTTCGACCACCAGGACTCGCACGGTGGCGGCGGCACCATCACCGACGGCGACACCCAGTGGATGACCGCCGGCAGCGGGCTGCTGCACATCGAGGCTCCGCCGGAGCACCTGGTGGTCAGCGGCGGGCTGTTCCACGGCACCCAGCTCTGGGTCAACCTGCCCCGGGTGGCCAAGATGATCCCGCCGAAGTACCAGGACATCCGCGGCCGGGAGGCCGCCCTGCTCACCACGCCGGACGGCGGCGCGCTGATCCGGGTGATCGCCGGCGAGATCGCCGGCCACCGGGGGCCGGGCGCCACGCACACCCCGATCGCCGTCACGCACGTGACGGTCCAGCCGGGGGCGCAGGTCGACCTGCCCTGGCGGCCGGACTTCAACGCCCTGGTCTACGTGCTGGCCGGGCGCGGCACGGTCGGCGCGGACGCCCGCCCGGTGCACACCGGGCAGCTCGCCGTGCACGGGCCGGGCGACGCCCTCCGCTTCGCCGCCGACGCCCGGCAGGACAGCCACACCCCGGCACTGGAGCTCTACATCATGGGCGGCGAGCCGATCCGGGAGCCGGTGGCGCACTACGGCCCGTTCGTGATGAACAGCCGGGACGAACTGATCCAGGCGGTCGAGGACTTCCAGGCCGGACGGCTCGGCGTGATCCCGGCGCAGCGGCTGCCGCACACCGGGGGCCAGGGCCCGCGGCCCTGA
- a CDS encoding phospholipase D family protein, with protein MALRDWFLTAPERANPVSELPIWTSGNLAEPLIHGAAYFDRLVDEVDALEAGDHLFFTDWRGDPDQRLRPDGPTVAQLFARAAQRGVVVKGLIWRSHLDALTYSEAENRTLSAAVSAAGGEVLLDQRVRRGGSHHQKLVVLRHPGAPERDVAFAGGIDLCHSRRDDVVHHGDPQAVRMSARYGDRPPWHDVQLAVRGPVVGALDRVFRERWTDPMPLDSENPMAYLRDRLRGADLRPDPLPGQPADPPSRGPHHIQLLRTYPAVRPRYSFAPDGERTVARGYTKAVRRARRLIYLEDQYLWSREVAELFARALRDNPDLHLVAVVPRFPDVDGRLALPPNTVGREQALSLCERVAPDRVHVFDVENHAGVPVYVHAKVCVVDDVWASVGSDNFNRRSWTHDSELSCAVLDETRDERAPTDPAGQGDGARVFARELRLRLLREHLDRDPDGGGDADLLDPADAVAAITAAAEALQRWYDGGRVGRRPPGRLRPHRPERLRWYTRAWALPAYRLVYDPDGRPLRARRAGTW; from the coding sequence GTGGCGCTGCGGGACTGGTTCCTCACCGCACCGGAACGCGCCAACCCGGTGTCAGAGTTACCCATCTGGACCAGCGGAAACCTCGCCGAGCCGTTAATTCACGGCGCCGCGTACTTCGACCGGCTGGTCGACGAGGTGGACGCCCTCGAGGCCGGCGACCACCTCTTCTTCACCGACTGGCGGGGCGACCCCGACCAGCGGCTGCGCCCGGACGGCCCGACCGTGGCCCAGCTGTTCGCCCGGGCCGCGCAGCGCGGGGTGGTCGTCAAGGGGCTGATCTGGCGGTCCCACCTCGACGCGCTGACGTACAGCGAGGCGGAGAACCGCACCCTCAGCGCGGCGGTCTCCGCGGCCGGCGGCGAGGTGCTGCTGGACCAGCGGGTCCGCCGGGGCGGGTCGCACCACCAGAAGTTGGTGGTGCTCCGGCACCCGGGCGCGCCGGAGCGGGACGTGGCGTTCGCCGGCGGGATCGACCTGTGCCACAGCCGGCGCGACGACGTGGTGCACCACGGTGACCCGCAGGCGGTACGGATGTCGGCCCGCTACGGCGACCGGCCGCCCTGGCACGACGTGCAGCTCGCGGTCCGCGGCCCGGTGGTCGGGGCGCTGGACCGGGTGTTCCGCGAGCGGTGGACCGACCCGATGCCGCTGGACTCGGAGAACCCGATGGCCTACCTGCGGGACCGGCTGCGCGGGGCGGACCTGCGCCCCGACCCGCTGCCCGGGCAGCCGGCCGACCCGCCGTCCCGCGGCCCGCACCACATCCAGCTGCTGCGCACCTATCCCGCGGTGCGGCCCCGGTACTCCTTCGCCCCGGACGGGGAGCGGACGGTGGCCCGCGGCTACACCAAGGCGGTCCGCCGGGCCCGCCGGCTGATCTACCTGGAGGACCAGTACCTCTGGTCGCGGGAGGTGGCCGAGTTGTTCGCCCGGGCGCTGCGCGACAACCCGGACCTGCACCTGGTGGCGGTGGTCCCGCGGTTTCCCGATGTCGACGGCCGGCTGGCGCTGCCGCCGAACACCGTCGGCCGGGAGCAGGCGCTGTCGCTGTGCGAGCGGGTCGCGCCGGACCGGGTGCACGTCTTCGACGTGGAGAACCACGCCGGCGTCCCGGTGTACGTGCACGCCAAGGTCTGCGTGGTCGACGACGTCTGGGCCAGCGTGGGCAGCGACAACTTCAACCGCCGGTCGTGGACTCACGACAGCGAGCTGTCCTGTGCGGTGCTCGACGAGACGCGCGACGAGCGGGCCCCGACCGACCCGGCCGGGCAGGGCGACGGGGCCCGGGTCTTCGCCCGGGAACTTCGGTTGCGCCTGTTGCGCGAGCACCTGGACCGGGATCCGGACGGCGGCGGGGACGCCGACCTGCTCGACCCGGCCGACGCGGTGGCCGCGATCACCGCCGCCGCCGAGGCGCTCCAGCGGTGGTACGACGGCGGCCGGGTGGGCCGCCGTCCGCCGGGCCGGCTGCGCCCGCACCGCCCGGAACGGCTGCGCTGGTACACCCGCGCCTGGGCGCTACCGGCGTACCGGCTGGTCTACGACCCGGACGGCAGGCCGCTGCGGGCGCGACGGGCCGGCACCTGGTGA
- a CDS encoding acetoacetate decarboxylase family protein, with translation MLDPAAPQLVVNSRTLYFSWLPADPDAVAALVPPGLRAQPDRQVFMNQYVVEDDSQTSGFGAYSLTYVGVSLSGVDAPGGENAGGWWTHYVTSSRRVREYAVARGAPTSLGRTTIEVRGGTLVAETEIDGVPLIRARCQVGETGSVISSGHHRYLTARDDQLLSSVYPYVAEPVTSFVIESVEFLEPGHSTYALRPANPLTIGFGFYAPRASFAYPGGFTVHPGGRGASAGPVGAPAERVLAQRGGERPAPVHQVPARRARSGLPSGS, from the coding sequence GTGCTCGATCCAGCCGCTCCCCAGCTCGTGGTGAACAGCCGCACGCTCTACTTCAGTTGGCTGCCGGCCGACCCGGACGCGGTCGCCGCGCTGGTGCCGCCGGGGCTGCGCGCGCAGCCGGACCGGCAGGTCTTCATGAACCAGTACGTGGTCGAGGACGACAGCCAGACCTCCGGCTTCGGGGCGTACTCGCTGACCTATGTCGGGGTGTCGCTGAGCGGGGTGGACGCGCCCGGCGGTGAGAACGCCGGCGGCTGGTGGACGCACTACGTCACCTCCAGCCGGCGGGTCCGCGAGTACGCCGTCGCCCGCGGCGCCCCGACCTCGCTCGGCCGGACCACCATCGAGGTGCGTGGCGGCACGCTGGTGGCCGAGACGGAGATCGACGGGGTGCCGCTGATCCGGGCCCGGTGCCAGGTGGGCGAGACCGGCAGCGTGATCAGCAGCGGGCACCACCGGTACCTCACCGCCCGCGACGACCAACTGCTCAGCTCGGTGTATCCGTACGTCGCCGAGCCGGTCACCTCGTTCGTGATCGAGTCGGTGGAGTTCCTCGAGCCCGGGCACTCCACCTACGCGCTCCGGCCGGCCAACCCGCTCACCATCGGCTTCGGGTTCTACGCGCCGCGCGCCTCGTTCGCCTATCCCGGCGGCTTCACCGTCCACCCCGGCGGCCGGGGCGCGTCCGCCGGGCCGGTCGGCGCACCGGCGGAGCGGGTGCTGGCGCAGCGCGGCGGCGAGCGGCCGGCGCCGGTTCACCAGGTGCCGGCCCGTCGCGCCCGCAGCGGCCTGCCGTCCGGGTCGTAG
- a CDS encoding SigB/SigF/SigG family RNA polymerase sigma factor — MTAPTISEQATSAPTTEKLDPRALTDSAADLLNAMAALPANHPSRAALRDRAIEAWLPLANHLAHRYSGRGEPTDDLAQTAAVGLIKAIDKFDPSRGVDFAGYAIPTIIGELKRHFRDRTWDIRVPRRLQELRLAISDANSTLLQTLGRSPTVADIAAHLKITEEEVLEGLEGARAYNAVSLSTPTGDGDRATELGDMLGGEDGEFELAELRVALGPALATLDEREQKILTLRFYGNLTQSQIAEQIGVSQMHVSRLLARALTKLRGQLDGTY; from the coding sequence ATGACCGCGCCAACGATCAGCGAGCAGGCGACGAGCGCACCCACCACGGAGAAGCTCGACCCACGAGCGCTCACCGACAGCGCCGCCGACCTGCTGAACGCGATGGCCGCACTGCCCGCCAACCACCCGTCGCGAGCCGCGCTGCGCGACCGGGCGATCGAGGCCTGGCTGCCGCTGGCCAACCACCTCGCCCACCGCTACAGCGGGCGCGGCGAGCCCACCGACGACCTGGCGCAGACCGCCGCCGTCGGCCTCATCAAGGCCATCGACAAGTTCGACCCGTCCCGTGGCGTCGACTTCGCCGGCTACGCGATCCCCACCATCATCGGTGAGCTCAAGCGGCACTTCCGGGACCGCACGTGGGACATCCGGGTGCCCCGCCGCCTGCAGGAGCTGCGGCTGGCCATCTCCGACGCGAACAGCACGCTGCTGCAGACCCTCGGCCGCTCGCCGACGGTCGCCGACATCGCCGCCCACCTCAAGATCACCGAGGAAGAGGTGCTGGAGGGTCTGGAGGGCGCCCGCGCCTACAACGCGGTGTCGCTGTCCACCCCGACCGGCGACGGCGACCGGGCCACCGAGCTGGGCGACATGCTCGGCGGCGAGGACGGCGAGTTCGAGCTGGCCGAGCTGCGGGTGGCCCTCGGCCCGGCGCTCGCCACCCTGGACGAGCGCGAGCAGAAGATCCTCACCCTGCGCTTCTACGGCAACCTCACGCAGTCGCAGATCGCCGAGCAGATCGGCGTCTCGCAGATGCACGTTTCCCGGCTGCTGGCTCGGGCGCTGACCAAGCTGCGCGGGCAGCTCGACGGCACCTACTGA